The following proteins come from a genomic window of Canis lupus dingo isolate Sandy chromosome 20, ASM325472v2, whole genome shotgun sequence:
- the POLR2E gene encoding DNA-directed RNA polymerases I, II, and III subunit RPABC1 isoform X2: MDDEEETYRLWKIRKTIMQLCHDRGYLVTQDELDQTLEEFKAQFGDKPSEGRPRRTDLTVLVAHNDDPTDQMFVFFPEEPKVGIKTIKVYCQRMQEENITRALIVVQQGMTPSAKQSLVDMAPKYILEQFLQQELLINITEHELVPEHVVMTKEEVTELLARYKLRENQLPRIQAGDPVARYFGIKRGQVVKIIRPSETAGRYITYRLVQ, from the exons ATGGACGACGAGGAGGAGACGTACCGGCTGTGGAAGATCCGCAAGACCATCATGCAG CTGTGCCACGACCGCGGCTACCTGGTGACGCAGGATGAGCTGGACCAGACGCTGGAAGAGTTCAAGGCCCAGTTTGGGGACAAGCCGAGCGAGGGGCGGCCCCGGCGCACGGACCTCACGGTGCTGGTGGCCCACAACGACGACCCCACCGACCAGATGTTTGTCTTCTTTCCAG AGGAGCCTAAAGTGGGAATCAAGACCATCAAGGTGTATTGCCAGCGGATGCAGGAGGAGAACATCACCCGGGCCCTCATTGTGGTACAGCAGGGCATGACTCCCTCCGCCAAGCAG TCCCTGGTTGACATGGCCCCCAAGTACATCCTGGAGCAGTTTCTGCAGCAGGAGCTACTCATCAACATCACGGAGCACGAG CTGGTCCCAGAGCACGTCGTCATGACCAAGGAAGAGGTGACAGAGCTGCTGGCCCGATA CAAACTCCGAGAGAACCAGCTGCCCAGGATCCAGGCAGGAGACCCCGTGGCTCGCTACTTTGGGATAAAGCGAGGGCAG GTGGTAAAGATCATCCGGCCCAGTGAGACCGCGGGCAGGTACATCACCTACCGGCTGGTGCAGTAG
- the GPX4 gene encoding phospholipid hydroperoxide glutathione peroxidase isoform X2, whose amino-acid sequence MNLRRLCRLLKPALLCGTLAAPGLASTMCAARDDWRCAQSMHEFSAKDIDGREVNLDKYRGFVCIVTNVASQUGKTDVNYTQLVDLHARYAESGLRILAFPCNQFGRQEPGSNAEIKEFAAGYNVKFDMYSKICVNGDDAHPLWKWMKIQPKGRGILGNAIKWNFTKFLIDKNGCVVKRYGPMEEPLVIEKDLPCYL is encoded by the exons aTGAACCTCCGCCGCCTGTGCCGCCTGCTGAAGCCGGCGCTGCTGTGCGGGACCCTGGCCGCGCCCGGCCTGGCCAGCACCATG TGCGCGGCGCGGGACGACTGGCGCTGTGCTCAGTCTATGCACGAGTTCTCGGCCAAGGACATCGATGGCCGCGAGGTGAACCTGGACAAGTACCG GGGCTTCGTGTGCATCGTCACCAACGTGGCCTCGCAATGAGGCAAGACGGACGTAAACTACACTCAGCTTGTCGACCTGCACGCCCGATATGCTGAGTCCGGTTTACGCATCCTGGCCTTCCCCTGCAACCAGTTCGGGAGGCAG GAGCCAGGGAGCAATGCGGAGATCAAAGAGTTCGCCGCCGGCTATAATGTCAAGTTCGATATGTACAGCAAGATCTGCGTGAACGGAGACGATGCTCACCCGCTGTGGAAGTGGATGAAAATCCAGCCCAAGGGGAGGGGCATCCTGGGAAA TGCCATCAAGTGGAACTTCACCAAG TTCCTCATTGACAAGAATGGCTGTGTGGTGAAGCGGTATGGTCCCATGGAAGAGCCCCTG GTAATAGAGAAGGACTTGCCCTGCTACCTCTAG
- the GPX4 gene encoding phospholipid hydroperoxide glutathione peroxidase isoform X3, protein MNLRRLCRLLKPALLCGTLAAPGLASTMCAARDDWRCAQSMHEFSAKDIDGREVNLDKYRGFVCIVTNVASQUGKTDVNYTQLVDLHARYAESGLRILAFPCNQFGRQEPGSNAEIKEFAAGYNVKFDMYSKICVNGDDAHPLWKWMKIQPKGRGILGNAIKWNFTKFLIDKNGCVVKRYGPMEEPLVEKDLPCYL, encoded by the exons aTGAACCTCCGCCGCCTGTGCCGCCTGCTGAAGCCGGCGCTGCTGTGCGGGACCCTGGCCGCGCCCGGCCTGGCCAGCACCATG TGCGCGGCGCGGGACGACTGGCGCTGTGCTCAGTCTATGCACGAGTTCTCGGCCAAGGACATCGATGGCCGCGAGGTGAACCTGGACAAGTACCG GGGCTTCGTGTGCATCGTCACCAACGTGGCCTCGCAATGAGGCAAGACGGACGTAAACTACACTCAGCTTGTCGACCTGCACGCCCGATATGCTGAGTCCGGTTTACGCATCCTGGCCTTCCCCTGCAACCAGTTCGGGAGGCAG GAGCCAGGGAGCAATGCGGAGATCAAAGAGTTCGCCGCCGGCTATAATGTCAAGTTCGATATGTACAGCAAGATCTGCGTGAACGGAGACGATGCTCACCCGCTGTGGAAGTGGATGAAAATCCAGCCCAAGGGGAGGGGCATCCTGGGAAA TGCCATCAAGTGGAACTTCACCAAG TTCCTCATTGACAAGAATGGCTGTGTGGTGAAGCGGTATGGTCCCATGGAAGAGCCCCTGGTAG AGAAGGACTTGCCCTGCTACCTCTAG
- the GPX4 gene encoding phospholipid hydroperoxide glutathione peroxidase isoform X1 produces MGRPAAGSSGRRGQRRRLPGRRRRRVPRRRKAGACGRKRARPRRAEPGLGTPREAEPATWQGCGAECPDPCAARDDWRCAQSMHEFSAKDIDGREVNLDKYRGFVCIVTNVASQUGKTDVNYTQLVDLHARYAESGLRILAFPCNQFGRQEPGSNAEIKEFAAGYNVKFDMYSKICVNGDDAHPLWKWMKIQPKGRGILGNAIKWNFTKFLIDKNGCVVKRYGPMEEPLVIEKDLPCYL; encoded by the exons ATGGGCCGCCCGGCCGCCGGGTCCTCGGGCCGCCGCGGGCAGCGGCGCCGGTTGCCGGGCAGGCGGCGGCGCCGAGTTCCCCGGCGGCGGAAGGCTGGGGCCTGCGGGCGCAAGAGGGCGCGCCCCCGGCGGGCGGAGCCGGGTCTCGGGACCCCGAGGGAGGCGGAGCCCGCGACCTGGCAGGGCTGCGGCGCGGAGTGCCCGGACCCg TGCGCGGCGCGGGACGACTGGCGCTGTGCTCAGTCTATGCACGAGTTCTCGGCCAAGGACATCGATGGCCGCGAGGTGAACCTGGACAAGTACCG GGGCTTCGTGTGCATCGTCACCAACGTGGCCTCGCAATGAGGCAAGACGGACGTAAACTACACTCAGCTTGTCGACCTGCACGCCCGATATGCTGAGTCCGGTTTACGCATCCTGGCCTTCCCCTGCAACCAGTTCGGGAGGCAG GAGCCAGGGAGCAATGCGGAGATCAAAGAGTTCGCCGCCGGCTATAATGTCAAGTTCGATATGTACAGCAAGATCTGCGTGAACGGAGACGATGCTCACCCGCTGTGGAAGTGGATGAAAATCCAGCCCAAGGGGAGGGGCATCCTGGGAAA TGCCATCAAGTGGAACTTCACCAAG TTCCTCATTGACAAGAATGGCTGTGTGGTGAAGCGGTATGGTCCCATGGAAGAGCCCCTG GTAATAGAGAAGGACTTGCCCTGCTACCTCTAG
- the POLR2E gene encoding DNA-directed RNA polymerases I, II, and III subunit RPABC1 isoform X1 produces the protein MDDEEETYRLWKIRKTIMQLCHDRGYLVTQDELDQTLEEFKAQFGDKPSEGRPRRTDLTVLVAHNDDPTDQMFVFFPEEPKVGIKTIKVYCQRMQEENITRALIVVQQGMTPSAKQSLVDMAPKYILEQFLQQELLINITEHELVPEHVVMTKEEVTELLARYKLRENQLPRIQAGDPVARYFGIKRGQSSVTFRGARKWPHFALGWSRPAAQT, from the exons ATGGACGACGAGGAGGAGACGTACCGGCTGTGGAAGATCCGCAAGACCATCATGCAG CTGTGCCACGACCGCGGCTACCTGGTGACGCAGGATGAGCTGGACCAGACGCTGGAAGAGTTCAAGGCCCAGTTTGGGGACAAGCCGAGCGAGGGGCGGCCCCGGCGCACGGACCTCACGGTGCTGGTGGCCCACAACGACGACCCCACCGACCAGATGTTTGTCTTCTTTCCAG AGGAGCCTAAAGTGGGAATCAAGACCATCAAGGTGTATTGCCAGCGGATGCAGGAGGAGAACATCACCCGGGCCCTCATTGTGGTACAGCAGGGCATGACTCCCTCCGCCAAGCAG TCCCTGGTTGACATGGCCCCCAAGTACATCCTGGAGCAGTTTCTGCAGCAGGAGCTACTCATCAACATCACGGAGCACGAG CTGGTCCCAGAGCACGTCGTCATGACCAAGGAAGAGGTGACAGAGCTGCTGGCCCGATA CAAACTCCGAGAGAACCAGCTGCCCAGGATCCAGGCAGGAGACCCCGTGGCTCGCTACTTTGGGATAAAGCGAGGGCAG TCGTCTGTCACCTTCCGGGGGGCGCGGAAGTGGCCCCACTTCGCACTCGGCTGGTCTCGGCCCGCAGCACAGACATGA